TAAAGTCCGGCTTGAGTCGGGGCGCAATCCAAACCTCTTCTGCCGTCCATTTTCCGTCGTTGTTCGTAACGCGAATTTTCTGAATGCCTTTTCCCATGCCGGTCGCAATCATGATTTCATTCTCGCCAGCCAGCTGGGGTTGTAACGTACGTTGCCCCTCCGAGGGACAGTCATACTTCAACAGGACCGTGCCATCAGCGGGATCGAGCAGCGTGAGTTCCTTATTCGTCAGCATGGCAATCACGGGTTGATTCTCAATCGTCAACAGAGCAGGGGAGCTGTAAGAATGGTCGCCGGCGGGCGCCGACCATTTTAAATCTCCCGATTCCGCATCAAAGGCCAACAGCCCTTTCTGTTCTTTACCGCCCGCGTAGATGAAAACCATTCCGTCCACTACCAGCGGCGAAGAACTGAAACCCCACATCGGCGGTTCTCGATCCGCCACTTTGCGAATGTCCTGCTGCCAGACAATCTTGCCGGTCTGTGGATCGAGTCGTAATACGTGCCCGCTGGCCCCCTGCACATACAGTGCGCCGTCGACCAGCACGGGCGTTGCCCGCGGACCGGGTCCCCCCAGTGGATCAAAAAAACGGGCTTTGATCTCCCGCTTCCAGAGTTCGGCTCCCGTCTCTGCGTTGTAACAGACGATCAATTCCTCCTCGCCCCGCTGTTCCTGTGTAAACAATAGCGGGCCGGCGACCACAAACGAAGACCAGCCGGGCCCGATCGAAATTTTCCATAGCGGCTTACCCACTTCCGGGTTCCAGTCGTCTTCGAGGGACACGCCCGTCAAGATCCCATCGCGCAACGCACCGCGAAAGCCGGGCCACTCTGGTTTCGCCAGCGCTGACTCCATCGCCGCCGTCAGAACAGTCTGATCTGCGTCAGGCGTCACGTCTTCTCTTGCCAGCAACTTGTCTTCCACCGTCGGCGTCCAGCGCCAGGCCAGTCCCATATCATAGTCACCCCACATTCCTTCCGCGCGAAGCAACAGTGAAAAGGCAAAACCGAGTACCGAGCAGGTAACAATAATTAACGTTCGCTTCACAGATTTCATACGGGACACCAGCACCGCTACGATCCCAAATAGCCCCAGCCCCATCGGCCCAGTAATCAGCATGGCTCCCGGTCCTTGCATGGTTGGATCGATTAACGCCAGCGTCGCTCCGCCTGCCAACAGAACCACAAAGAGCCCCATCAACTTTTCCTTCCATGTCGCACGGCTGGCGAGCACCCACCACACCAGGATCAGCCCGCCACAAACCAGAGGACCAAACACCGACAGCATGATCGGCAGTGCCGTATCCGACTCCACCAGCCGCGGCGCCAACCGTGTCAGCACCATCCCGATCAGCAACAGAATCGGCGGCCAGATCCGCAGCGGTTTTAATTCCTTCGTGGCAGGAACCGTTTCACTGCTGGCAGGCTCTTCTGGGGAATTGGTGTCGGTTTCGGTGTGATTACTGTCTGTCATGACAAACCTTGATGGAAGAGGGGATAACGGCCGGATTGCGCTCTACAAATCAAACCCACAGAAGATCACGCGCGTCTCGGCCCGTCTCATTTCTGTAACTGTAACGAGACCGTGTACGGTGTCAAATGCAGAAACGGTGATATGAATTTTCAGCTTGGCTTGGAATCAGCGTTTTCAGATGGTCAAGAAATTGATTTTCAAAGATCTTCTTTGTTCTTCCAATTCTTACGGTTTTTCTTTACTTCTGATTCTGGGCAGGGCATGATAGCGTGTTCAGTTCGCAGGCATTCTCGACGCAATTCTCATTGAAAGGGTATCGCTATGAACTCGAATTCGGAACTCATGTCAGAGGTGATCTCGTTCTGGCAATGGTTTAAAACCAATCTCAACCGGTTTCACAGTTTCGAGGATCACCAGGCAGAGTTGATGGAGGAACTGGGGGAGCGGCTGTATGAAGTCGATGACGGGTTGACCTTTGAACTTTCCGTTCTGGATACAGAAGGGGTCCGTGATCTGGTCATCAGTGCCGATGGAATTCAGGATTCGTTTCCCGCAGTGCTGGCGCTGACAGAAAATGCCCCCGATCTTCCCGGCTGGACGTTTACGCCGTTTCGCCAGAGAATCGATGTAACTCAATTCGGCCTGCAGTTTGGTGACAGAGAATTGAACGCGAATGACTTTTATTTCTGGCTCCAGACCGAAGAGGGCGCCATTGATTTGATTCTCTTTGCCCCGGACCTCACCGAGGAGAACCGGGAGGAAATGATGGGAGCGGCCTTCATCCTGCTGGACATGACGCTTGGCGAATTCGACGTCACATTGAACCTGCGATACATCGATTTTCAACCGCTGCCGGAAGATCCGGAAGCAGAAGAACTGCAACCCTTGCCCGAGCTGCCAGCAGCGTTTGACGCGCTTTATAGTGCCCTTTATCCTGAGGAAGAGTAATCCTGACGACCAACGAATTCAAAGTGTTAAGTGATTGAAAATGTATCGTAAAGCATTTCCCAAATGTGAAATCCAAGGTCCGCTGGGTCCGGTCAAATTCATTCATGGTGAATTTACAATGTATATTCCGCGCAAGTGTGATGAATGTGCGAATCTGTTTGAAGGGGAATGTGTTCGCGTAGTGGAACAGGTTGAAGGCTATTTGTCTTTAGATTACGGTCCCTGTCACAGGGAAGGAACTTGTGAGCCTGTTCTTGTCGAAGATGAATTCATTAAAAGCAAAGTGTATGTCCCGGAGAAATGTAGTCACTGTCCATTTCTCAAGTATCACAGAATTTTTGGATTTCGTTGCCATGAGGATGACCATATTTGGGGTCAGTATGGAAAATCACTGGACTGGGGCAACTGGTCACCAGAGTTACCCAATATTGGGCTGGCTTCAGGCAGAATAGTTTCACAGGAACTATTACGGGCGGTCAAAGAGAAACAGGAAGTCGAAGCCATTCGAATCTACCGATATCTGCATGCAGGAACATCGATCCGGGAAGCCAGGGACGCGTTTCAGGAACTGTCCGAAAAGCTGGAGCGTATTTGTGACGATGAAGAAATGTAAACAGAACGAATTGCGTTAGGTAAAAAGAGAACGATGAATCAGACAGAACTCATCCACTTCGTGAAAGACTTGGGAGCCAATGTTGTGGTCCGCAAGTTGGATCCACTACAGGAGGCGGAAATCGTATGTATTCACGTCGATCCCATACCAGTGGAACAGCCGGGAGACATTCCAGGATGGAAGCACGCACTTTATCTAGAAGAACTCTACGATGGCTGGACAATTGGCTCCGAGAAATACGATGTTACCAGACCACTCCAGGAACCGGAGTTGAAATCGCTGCTCACAGCCTGGATTCGTGAACCGGACTACCGAATATTGCAAGAGTTTGTATCGGATTGAAACTCACAATCCCACCTCTTTTTCTTTACATCCGCATCCCCACCCGGCATCATGGAATGAGTGTTTATGGCGAATTCCTTCCTGTTCCCTGTTGATGAGGTGCGGCGGCTATGCTGGTGAAGAAGTTGAAAGACAAACTGATCAAAGGTGAAACCGTCTATGGTTCACTGTTTCAGTATTCCGTGGTGCCGGCGATGGTTGAGTCGATACCGAAGAACTCGCTCGACTTTGTGATTGTCACGCCCGAACATACGACCCTCGATCTCGCCGAGTTCCTGCCGCTACGGTATGCATTGAATTCCAAAGGCATCGTCTGTCTGGCCCGCACGCACAGTCGCGATGCTGCGGATGTGGCGCGCGTCTGTGATACCTTTGACGGCGTCGTCGTGCCTTATGTCGAAGAATACGAACAGGCACAACAACTGGCGGCCGCCGCCGTCTATCGGCCGTTGAAAGGGATCGTGCTGGACAAGGTGCTCAAGACGGGTAAATTCGTGAATCAGAAAACGGCTGACTACATCGAGAAAAAGAACGAGAACACGCTGTTCATTCCGATGATCGAATCGGTGCCCGGTATCAAGAACCTGGAAAAAATCTGTTCGATTCCCGGCGTACACGCCGTCTTCGTCGGTCCCGGCGACCTGACGACCAACATGGGCATCCCCGGCGAATATGACAACCCCGAACTGATCGCCGCCATCCAGAAAGTCATCGACGTGGCCAATCAACAGCACGTCGCCGCCGGTTGCTGGTTCGGCACGACAAAGCAGGCCGTCCGCACCATCCGCCAGGGCGCTCGACTGGTCGTGTATGCCAACGACGGCCTGATGATGCAACACGCGATGGAAAGCGCGTTCAGCGAGCTGCGCAAGGGGTAAGTTTCTTTTCACTACAACTTAAAGTGAGCGGCATGGCGCTAGCCACCGTTTGTGAACCAGCACCCCTAACCCAAAAACGGCGGCTAGCGCCGACCCGCTCACTTTTTTGCTTTCCCAGCTAAAACCACAGCGCAAGTCGTTGCACCTCAGGGAAATAACCACTTTCGCGGATTCCTCTGACTATCATTCGCGATAACGGCGTCCCGGTTCTGCGCGTTTTACTCATCAAAACATGTTGATGTTTCCGATAATCCCTTTTATCATGGCAGCTTACAGAGACGCTGGTTGATATCACTTTTTCTCAGAACGACCTGCCTCCAGGGAGCTTACTCTATGTTGACCATCGAGAGTGGCAAACAGCATCGTTTTTGTGACGGAATTTCCCGGCGGAATTTCCTGCAGATCGGTTCGCTGGCAATGGGAGGGCTGTCGTTACCACAAATTCTGCGGGCGCAGGATCTCTCCGGCAAACCGAACTCTCATAAATCAGTTATCATGATTTTTCTGTCGGGCGGCCCGCCGCACCAGGATTGGTTTGATCTCAAACCGGAAGCACCATCTGAAATTCGTGGGCCGCGCGAGCCCATCGCCACCAACGTTCCCGGCATTGAGGTTTGCGAATTGATGCCGCGGCTGTCCCGGATGGCCGACAAGTTTGCGTTTATTCGTTCGATGGTCGGTTCCGAAGGGCGTCATGCTTCGTTCCAGTGTATGACGGGCAGAAGGTCCAGTCGGCAACCACAGGGAGGCTGGCCTTCTTTGGGGGCGACCTTGTCGAAATTGCAGGGGGGGACTGATCCAGCGGTGCCTCCCTTCATCGGGTTGTCGCCGAAGATGCGGAACGCCCCTTGGGCAGACGTGGGACAGCCTGGTTTTCTGGGAGTCGCGCATTCCGCCTTCAAGCCGAGCGCGGAAGGCAAAGCCGACATGATCCTCAACAGTGTCAACGCGGAGCGCCTGGACGATCGCAAATCGCTGTTGGCCTCGCTCGATAATATGCGCCGCCAGGCAGAAGTGATCGAAGACATGCAGGGGATCGATGCTTATACGAAACAGGCGTTTGGCATTCTGACCTCGAGCAAACTGGCTCAGGCACTGGACCTGTCCCAGGAAGATCCGAAGTTACGCGATCGTTATGGGCGCGGCTCGACCAAGCCAGCCGGTTACGGCGACGCGGGACCGTTATTGAACGACTATTTTCTCATGGCCCGACGTCTGGTGGAAGTGGGTGTGCGTTGCGTCACGCTGGCCTACGGTCGTTGGGACTGGCATGGTAAGCCGCACGGCACGATCTTCGAGCATGAAGAAGAACATTTCCCGATGCTCGACCAGGGATTGACCGCGCTGATGGAGGACTTACAAAACCGGGGGATGGACAAAGACGTTTCCGTAGTCGTGTGGGGAGAGTTCGGCCGTACGCCGCGGATCAGCCCCAAGGTCGGTCGGGATCATTGGCCGAAGGTGTCTTGCGCCATGCTGGCCGGAGGCGGCATGCGCACCGGTCAGGTGATTGGTTCCACAAACCGTTTCGCTGAACATGCCGAAGATCGCCCGGTCGGCTTCAACGAAGTGTTTGCCACGCTATATCACAACTTGGGGATCGACGTGAACACCACAACGGTAACCGATCTTTCAGGACGTCCCACGTATCTGGTCGACCCGACCCAGCCGATGCGAGAACTGATTTAAAATGGTTCCGCAGCACAGGGACGATTTCATTTTATTAAAATGTCCAGACAGTCAATCAACTTTTTAAAACTACTGTTAATTTTCTTTACCGGCATGCTGGCAGCGGCGACGTGGCACCTCTATCTCAGTGCGCAAAATCTGCATCTCGGACTCACAAATCTTGCCTGGGCGTTTGGACTCGGTTTCAGCGCCGGCTTACCGATCGCTGCCCTTGGTGCCTTTTTTAAGTATCTTCTGGAGGGAATTTTCGCCGGGCTTGCGGTTTGCTATTTGCTTGCGTTGGGTTATATCGTAATCTGGGTGGGAATTCCCATCGTATGGATTTATTAAAAACCCGAATTTTTTTCCGTGAAGCAAATGAGAACAGGGATTAGATGATAACCCAACCGCTAAAGAATACCGCAGCCGTGTTTGCCATTCTCGCCGGCCTGATCTCGCTCCCACTCACATGGATGACCATAAGCGGAGTACAGCTCAATGGTCAGCTTGTCAATGGCGATCTCGGAAATCCCATTTCCTTCCCCTTTCCCATCGGTAACATTAACGTGACCGGATTCAATGGCCATATCACTCTCTTTATCAAGACCCCTATCTGGCTCGTCATAAGTATCGCCATTGTTGCGAATGTCTTACAGCTCATGCACAAATCGGTGCAGTTTGCAGTACCGCATTTTGCTCAATGGCTTACCGCGCTGTTCGGATTTACATGGATCAGTATGGCCATCTGCGTGGTACTGTTTTCGGACAAGGCCGGTCTTGGCATTGGTTCGCTGCTGGGATTATTCTGTGCAGCAGTCGCTTTGATATGTCTGGTGATTCCGACATCGACTCAACAGGACTTGCAACTGGAATCATAGATGCAATAAAAGGTGTCAGACACCTTTAAAGGAACATGGATACGGACATGCATGAAACAGAGTTGAAACGGAGACTGGAACTCAAAGCGGCAATGCGGGTTTACCTGCTGGCACTCATCATTGGCCTGGGAGTAGGCACGTTAGGGTCGGCCTTTCATTATACCGTGCAGACGACATCAGAAATCTTTAATGTGATCGCAAAACAATTCTCCGATCACAAGACACTGGCAGTCAGCATCGCAGCAGTGCTTGGTGCCCTGATGGTGGGAATCTCTGCGTTCCTCGTCCGTCGCTATGCCCCGGAAGCAGCAGGAAGCGGTATTCAGGAAATCGAAGGCATCATGTCAGGCTTAAGGCCGCTGCGCTGGCGACAATTGCTTCCCATTAAATTTTTCGGTGGTGTGCTGTCGATGGGAGCAGGGCTGGTTCTCGGACGCGAAGGACCAACAATTCACCTGGGCGGCTGCGTCGGTCAGATCGTCGGCGAAAAAGCGAACTCAAACGAAGAGACGATGAATACGCTCCTGGCCGCGGGTGCAACCGCCGGGTTGAGTGTGGCCTTCAGTGCGCCCCTGGGTGCGATCCTGTTTATGATCGAAGAGATGCGGCGGCGGTTTAAATATAACTTCGTTTCCCTGCACGCGGTGATCCTGGCCAGCATTACTGCGAACACGGTCAACGATCAGGTGTTTGGCACACTGCCGCAGTTACCGGTTCAGCTGCAGACCTGGCTACCCAAGTTTCCCCCGCCGGAAAACCTGCTGACTTCGCTCCCCTTTCATCTCCTGCTCGGTGCGTTGATCGGCGCATTAGGAGCCGGCTTCAACACGGTGCTACTCAAGTGCCTGCGGATTTCTGACAGACTGAACCCTCGGACGATGCAAATCATTGCCTGTTCGGTCGGCGCCGTTGCCGGCGCGCTGATGGTGGTTGCCCCCGAATACGTGGGTGGCGGTGAAGCCCTGGTGAAGGAAATTTTCGACAAATCTCCCGTGCTCGGATTTCTACTGGCACTGCTGATCGTACGGGCGATTTTGACGTTCTTAAGTTATTCGATGGGCGTTCCCGGGGGTATCTTTGCTCCCATGCTGGCGCTGGGCGCTTTGATTGGAACCATTTTCGGAAATATCGCGCAAGAATTGGCACCGCACGCGCACATCTATCCCGGCAGTTGTGCGATTGCCGCGATGGGCGCTCTGTTCGCCGCAACCGTCCGCGCCCCGCTGACGGGCATCGTGCTGGTCGCCGAGATGACTGCCAGCTTCAACCTGCTACCGGCCATGATCATCACCTGCATGACCGCCAGTGTCGTCGCCCAGTCACTGGGCAGCAAACCGGTCTACGATATGCTGCTGGAACGAACGCTCGAAGGAGACGGGATTCGTGAAGAATGACTTTGCTTTTTAGCGAATCAGTGATCACTCACATCTCGGGTTAACAGCTCGTTGAGAGCAGATCAGGAATCCTCAAGCACTTTTCAAGGTTTTCCTGAATCTTTACGTGCCTGCTGCGCTTATTCTGAGCTAGAAGCAGATCTCTAAGAATTTGTATCTTTGCAATTGCTTTTGATGAACAGATTTGTGGTACACTACAGATTCACATTAATGTCAGTCTATTGAAGGAATTTGACTTCGCAAAATATCCAGGGACAGATCATGAATCAAATCGAGAAAGCTCGCTGGCACATTGGTCGGTGGTTTTGGCGCGCGGGATTCATCGTGCTTCTCGTATGCCTGGTGATGTTTGTCGTATCCGTTGTGCAAAATGGACGTACGATTGAAAAGCTGTCTTCTGTCGAAACTCTCAATATTACAACCGAACCCGGCATGTTACTGAACTCACTACCCGTTGACTGGCAAGCCTGGCTTTATAACACCCTCGGGGAAGATCGCCTCAAACCGTTTGAAATCGTAACCGAGGTCGATTGCCTGAATGGTACTTTCAGCGACAAAGAGATTCCCCTTTTGAGTGAATTGAAGGATCTGAGAGAACTCCATCTTTGGTGTACTCCATTGAACGACAGGCAATTGAAACACCTTACAGGACTGGTTCATTTAGAAGCACTCAGTATCTGGGGGCCTGAGATTACAAATGCAGGATTAGTCCATTTGAAACCACTTAGAAATCTGGAAAATCTCACATTAGACAGCCCTCAAATCACAGATGCCGGTTTAATTCATTTGAAGGAACTCAGGAATTTGAAGTCCCTCAATCTGAGCCCGACTGCAATGAATGATGCTGGATTGGTTCACTTGAAAAGGCTCGTCAATTTAGAAGAGCTCTCTCTCGAGGGTGCCCAGGTAACTGATGCGGGACTGGCACATCTGAAAGGATTGACCAAACTCAACACACTACTCCTCACACACACCAATATATCTGACACCGGACTGGTTCATCTGTCAGGATTAAGCAGTTTGAAGGTTCTCTGGTTAGAGAGAACCCAGATCAGCGATGCCGGGTTGATTCATTTCCGTAATCTGACAAAATTAGAATCACTTGATCTGACTGAAACCCATGTTAAGGACAAAGGGTTGAAGTATCTGGCGGGACTCGTAAATCTTCGTAGACTTGAATTGGATAAGACTCAGTTAAATGACAACGGATTAGTTCATTTAAAAGACCTGAGGAATTTGCAATCACTTTTCTTGACGAATACCCAGGTCAGTGATGCTGGCTTGATCCATTTGAAAGATCTGACAAAGCTGAAGTGGCTTTCCCTGGATAAAAACCGGATTGAAGGAAGTGGCTTGATTCATCTGAAAGGGCTGACAAGCCTAGACTGGCTCGATCTGACCTTTACGCAGGTCGATAATGTTGGGCTGTCTCATCTGAAGAATCTTGAAAAGTTGGAGGTACTCAAGTTTTTTGGTACACGAGTGACAGATGCAGGCCTGGTTCACCTGAAAGCGCTTAAAAAATTGAGTTTGGTTGAAGTGCCAAAACCAACAGTGACTGAAGCTGCGATAACTCAACTTCAGTCGTCATTACCTGATTGTACGATTAGATAGATCAAATAAGACATGCGGCACGGTTCTCATTTAAATCCGCCGAACCGGTTTGAAACGACATACTCCGAACCGGATCTGGAGCAGCTGGAGTGGGATGACGAATATCTCTCTCAGCCGCGACGAATTAAATACATCGACGATCAGGCGAAGTCAATCGTGACTGAAAACGATTCGCCCGACCTTAATTTTCGCTATAGCGTCAATCCGTATCGAGGCTGCGCGCATGGCTGCAGTTATTGTTACGCCCGGCCCTTTCATGAATATCTGGGGTTCAACGCGGGGCTCGACTTTGAAACGAAAATCATGGTCAAGCACGAAGCACCCAGATTATTGCGGGACTTTCTGAGCCAGGGTGACTGGAAGCCGGAATTAATCGCGTTCTCCGGAATCACCGATTGCTACCAACCGGCCGAGCGCGAATTCCAGTTAACGCGGCAATGTCTGGCGGTCGCATCCGAGGCCAATCAGCCGGTGGGAATCGTCACAAAAAATGCACTGGTGGTCCGCGATCTGGATCTGCTGGCATCAATGGCGCAGCGCGATCTGATCCATGTGAGTGTCTCGATCACCACGCTCGATACACAACTCGCTCGCGAGATGGAACCACGGACCAGCATTCCAGCGGCCCGACTGCGGGCGATTCGCGAACTAGCGGCTGCAGGAGTGCCAACGAAGGTGATGGTCTCGCCGATCATCGCCGGGTTGAACGATCATGAAATCCCCGAAATCCTGCAGGCAGCAAAAGAGGCCGGCGCACTGTCGGCGAGTTATATTCTATTGCGTCTGCCGTTGACAGTGGAGCCGGTCTTCCTCGAGTGGCTGGAACGAACACAGCCCACACGCAAGGAACGTGTGCTGAGCCGCATTCGACAGACGCGGGAGGGGAAGCTCAACAGTTCAGAATTCGGCACCCGCATCCGCGGCACCGGTGAGATCGCCGAACAGATCCGCAGTCTGTTCAAAGTCTTCACCCGCAAACACGGGTTAGGCCAACCGCTGCCGCCACTGGACTTCACGCAGTTCAAACCGCCAACGACCGGCAAGGGACAGCAGTGGTTGTTTTGAGGGAGTTCGTTTTTCAGAGCCGAGGTATGAAACATGGCACAACCGGAACCAAATCAAAAGCGTGTGAGTCGATTCCGCTGGGTGTGGCGGGGAGGCGGGTTGACAGTGGTTCTGTGGCTGGTTGTGTATTCGACTTTGGTATTCATGAACGACCGAGCTTTGCAGAAGCTGGAAGCGATTGATGAATCGATACAATACAGAACCAGTCCGGGTATGCTTCTGAAACTGCTCCCATTGAGGTGGCGTTACCATCTGTCAGAAACGGTGGGGTATCAACGGCTTCGTCCCTTTGAAATTGTGACAGAAATCAATGCGAATTCCAGCAGAATTACTGATAACAATCTTGATCTGTTGTCTGCATTTAAAGATCTGGAGGTACTCGATCTTGCTGAAACAAGAATCAGTGACGCCGGACTGGTTCATCTCCAGGGACTTGCGAATCTGGAGGAGATTAATCTATCTGAAACGGCGACCACAGATGCGGGATTGATCTACCTTCAAAAATTGAAGCAACTGGAGAGACTCTATCTGGTAGGAACCGGGATCAGCGACAAAGGTTTGGCACAGCTCAAACAAGTTGATTCATTGGAATTCCTGGGACTCGCTAATACTCAAGTGAGTGATGCGGGTCTGGTTCACTTGCAGGAACTTACGAAACTGGGATATCTCGATCTCACAGACACAAAAATCACGGATACCGGCCTATTCCACCTGCGAGGATTAACAAATATCATTACGCTCTTTTTGGAGAAGACCCCGATTTCAAATAACGGTCTGATTCATCTGAAAGAGATGAAAAATCTTTTCTGGCTCAATTTAGATGATACTCAGGTCGGTGATGCTGGCTTGGTACATTTACCAGGTCTGAAGGGTTTGGGGCAACTCTATCTCGATAACACTCAGATTACTGATGCCGGTCTGGTGCATCTGCAGGGACTTTCA
This genomic interval from Gimesia alba contains the following:
- a CDS encoding PQQ-binding-like beta-propeller repeat protein, with protein sequence MTDSNHTETDTNSPEEPASSETVPATKELKPLRIWPPILLLIGMVLTRLAPRLVESDTALPIMLSVFGPLVCGGLILVWWVLASRATWKEKLMGLFVVLLAGGATLALIDPTMQGPGAMLITGPMGLGLFGIVAVLVSRMKSVKRTLIIVTCSVLGFAFSLLLRAEGMWGDYDMGLAWRWTPTVEDKLLAREDVTPDADQTVLTAAMESALAKPEWPGFRGALRDGILTGVSLEDDWNPEVGKPLWKISIGPGWSSFVVAGPLLFTQEQRGEEELIVCYNAETGAELWKREIKARFFDPLGGPGPRATPVLVDGALYVQGASGHVLRLDPQTGKIVWQQDIRKVADREPPMWGFSSSPLVVDGMVFIYAGGKEQKGLLAFDAESGDLKWSAPAGDHSYSSPALLTIENQPVIAMLTNKELTLLDPADGTVLLKYDCPSEGQRTLQPQLAGENEIMIATGMGKGIQKIRVTNNDGKWTAEEVWIAPRLKPDFNDFVIYDGHAYGFDGTIFTCFDLNDGKRKWKGGRYGKGQVLLVKDSGHLLVISEQGEVVLLKADPSGHQELATFSALEGKTWNHPVLIGDRLYVRNSEQAAAYRLPVVK
- a CDS encoding HpcH/HpaI aldolase family protein, which codes for MLVKKLKDKLIKGETVYGSLFQYSVVPAMVESIPKNSLDFVIVTPEHTTLDLAEFLPLRYALNSKGIVCLARTHSRDAADVARVCDTFDGVVVPYVEEYEQAQQLAAAAVYRPLKGIVLDKVLKTGKFVNQKTADYIEKKNENTLFIPMIESVPGIKNLEKICSIPGVHAVFVGPGDLTTNMGIPGEYDNPELIAAIQKVIDVANQQHVAAGCWFGTTKQAVRTIRQGARLVVYANDGLMMQHAMESAFSELRKG
- a CDS encoding DUF1501 domain-containing protein, with the protein product MLTIESGKQHRFCDGISRRNFLQIGSLAMGGLSLPQILRAQDLSGKPNSHKSVIMIFLSGGPPHQDWFDLKPEAPSEIRGPREPIATNVPGIEVCELMPRLSRMADKFAFIRSMVGSEGRHASFQCMTGRRSSRQPQGGWPSLGATLSKLQGGTDPAVPPFIGLSPKMRNAPWADVGQPGFLGVAHSAFKPSAEGKADMILNSVNAERLDDRKSLLASLDNMRRQAEVIEDMQGIDAYTKQAFGILTSSKLAQALDLSQEDPKLRDRYGRGSTKPAGYGDAGPLLNDYFLMARRLVEVGVRCVTLAYGRWDWHGKPHGTIFEHEEEHFPMLDQGLTALMEDLQNRGMDKDVSVVVWGEFGRTPRISPKVGRDHWPKVSCAMLAGGGMRTGQVIGSTNRFAEHAEDRPVGFNEVFATLYHNLGIDVNTTTVTDLSGRPTYLVDPTQPMRELI
- the clcA gene encoding H(+)/Cl(-) exchange transporter ClcA; amino-acid sequence: MHETELKRRLELKAAMRVYLLALIIGLGVGTLGSAFHYTVQTTSEIFNVIAKQFSDHKTLAVSIAAVLGALMVGISAFLVRRYAPEAAGSGIQEIEGIMSGLRPLRWRQLLPIKFFGGVLSMGAGLVLGREGPTIHLGGCVGQIVGEKANSNEETMNTLLAAGATAGLSVAFSAPLGAILFMIEEMRRRFKYNFVSLHAVILASITANTVNDQVFGTLPQLPVQLQTWLPKFPPPENLLTSLPFHLLLGALIGALGAGFNTVLLKCLRISDRLNPRTMQIIACSVGAVAGALMVVAPEYVGGGEALVKEIFDKSPVLGFLLALLIVRAILTFLSYSMGVPGGIFAPMLALGALIGTIFGNIAQELAPHAHIYPGSCAIAAMGALFAATVRAPLTGIVLVAEMTASFNLLPAMIITCMTASVVAQSLGSKPVYDMLLERTLEGDGIREE
- a CDS encoding leucine-rich repeat domain-containing protein — protein: MSELKDLRELHLWCTPLNDRQLKHLTGLVHLEALSIWGPEITNAGLVHLKPLRNLENLTLDSPQITDAGLIHLKELRNLKSLNLSPTAMNDAGLVHLKRLVNLEELSLEGAQVTDAGLAHLKGLTKLNTLLLTHTNISDTGLVHLSGLSSLKVLWLERTQISDAGLIHFRNLTKLESLDLTETHVKDKGLKYLAGLVNLRRLELDKTQLNDNGLVHLKDLRNLQSLFLTNTQVSDAGLIHLKDLTKLKWLSLDKNRIEGSGLIHLKGLTSLDWLDLTFTQVDNVGLSHLKNLEKLEVLKFFGTRVTDAGLVHLKALKKLSLVEVPKPTVTEAAITQLQSSLPDCTIR
- a CDS encoding PA0069 family radical SAM protein; translated protein: MRHGSHLNPPNRFETTYSEPDLEQLEWDDEYLSQPRRIKYIDDQAKSIVTENDSPDLNFRYSVNPYRGCAHGCSYCYARPFHEYLGFNAGLDFETKIMVKHEAPRLLRDFLSQGDWKPELIAFSGITDCYQPAEREFQLTRQCLAVASEANQPVGIVTKNALVVRDLDLLASMAQRDLIHVSVSITTLDTQLAREMEPRTSIPAARLRAIRELAAAGVPTKVMVSPIIAGLNDHEIPEILQAAKEAGALSASYILLRLPLTVEPVFLEWLERTQPTRKERVLSRIRQTREGKLNSSEFGTRIRGTGEIAEQIRSLFKVFTRKHGLGQPLPPLDFTQFKPPTTGKGQQWLF
- a CDS encoding leucine-rich repeat domain-containing protein, which gives rise to MAQPEPNQKRVSRFRWVWRGGGLTVVLWLVVYSTLVFMNDRALQKLEAIDESIQYRTSPGMLLKLLPLRWRYHLSETVGYQRLRPFEIVTEINANSSRITDNNLDLLSAFKDLEVLDLAETRISDAGLVHLQGLANLEEINLSETATTDAGLIYLQKLKQLERLYLVGTGISDKGLAQLKQVDSLEFLGLANTQVSDAGLVHLQELTKLGYLDLTDTKITDTGLFHLRGLTNIITLFLEKTPISNNGLIHLKEMKNLFWLNLDDTQVGDAGLVHLPGLKGLGQLYLDNTQITDAGLVHLQGLSQLEWLNIENTQVTDAGLKHLKGLSKLQYLQYDGTQITEAGIDQLRESLPGLSE